A stretch of Mya arenaria isolate MELC-2E11 chromosome 14, ASM2691426v1 DNA encodes these proteins:
- the LOC128217505 gene encoding uncharacterized protein LOC128217505, whose amino-acid sequence MAGFSFTHQQTKKFMPPSKEWQDKTAKQLNIRMELRLEYGSPKYYNGDTAPKLTSEIRADGNCFFRALSVIITGVESNHMTVREQITQHVEKHSDIYRTFLQSRGGMDTYVRSMRRPREWATDTEIFAAATFLKTIIEVCSIIRTNNGREYQWQTFAPLNDDNPSLPKIYICHKDEHFEPILDIAEVAIDGSQSLRPRISEAEDQKSQRSYKDYDRFRGDHPPPAPPPDPSQRSPSNPFMTSSYRSSYRDPGQVQTQTRALGTNQRSHNNLHF is encoded by the coding sequence ATGGCGGGTTTCAGTTTCACTCACCAGCAGACGAAGAAGTTTATGCCGCCATCAAAGGAATGGCAGGACAAAACAGCCAAACAGCTTAATATACGTATGGAATTGCGCTTGGAGTATGGGAGCCCCAAGTATTATAATGGGGATACCGCACCAAAATTGACGTCTGAGATCCGAGCAGACGGCAACTGTTTCTTTCGCGCGCTGAGCGTCATCATTACTGGCGTGGAATCGAACCACATGACTGTCCGTGAGCAGATCACACAGCACGTGGAGAAACACTCGGACATCTATCGGACGTTTCTACAGAGTCGCGGTGGCATGGATACGTACGTTCGGAGCATGCGCCGGCCGAGGGAGTGGGCCACGGACACTGAAATATTCGCGGCCGCCACGTTTTTGAAGACAATTATTGAAGTATGTAGCATTATTAGGACGAATAATGGACGTGAGTACCAGTGGCAGACTTTCGCGCCACTCAATGACGATAACCCGTCCTTACCAAAGATCTACATATGTCACAAGGATGAACATTTTGAACCAATATTAGACATAGCAGAGGTTGCAATAGACGGGTCACAAAGTTTAAGACCAAGAATCTCCGAGGCGGAGGACCAGAAATCTCAGAGATCCTACAAGGACTATGACCGGTTTCGTGGGGACCATCCTCCTCCTGCCCCACCTCCGGACCCATCGCAGCGCAGCCCCTCTAACCCCTTCATGACCAGTTCTTACCGCAGCTCCTATCGGGACCCTGGACAAGTTCAGACTCAAACCCGAGCACTCGGTACCAATCAAAGAAGTCACAATAATCTACACTTTTAA
- the LOC128217506 gene encoding uncharacterized protein LOC128217506: MTMPVSVKMFMNLFLLAATFLLHVTGDDICEGGKLQIVPDPKDCAGFVICHGTHRFRFSCSSKGPPKVFDPLSKTCVLMGTTYDHSKCSSFAPLKPTCVPGQHGMFPDPYSCAKYYQCTGGSQPLLRECPYPRLYDPRTYSCRVYMFVKCGARRESKDPCDYKSNQCAGSGCIPCRARFGTCLGKPNGPNAWEDKLWTPHFLICRDERVILQGDCRQGGKLKIFNPFTRRCMPMADIYKMMSQFGRKTPI, from the exons ATGACAATGCCAGTGTCagtcaaaatgtttatgaacTTGTTTCTGCTGGCGGCGACGTTTCTCCTGCACGTGACGGGGGATGATATATGTGAGGGAGGGAAATTGCAGATCGTTCCTGACCCCAAGGACTGTGCAGGCTTTGTGATATGTCATGGCACACACCGCTTCCGGTTCTCGTGCTCCTCCAAGGGGCCACCCAAGGTGTTCGATCCTCTAAGCAAGACGTGCGTCCTCATGGGAACCACATACGACCACAGCAAAT GCAGCAGTTTTGCCCCACTCAAGCCCACGTGTGTACCAGGTCAGCACGGCATGTTTCCAGATCCGTACAGTTGCGCCAAATATTACCAGTGCACGGGTGGCTCTCAACCCTTACTCAGGGAGTGCCCGTACCCGCGCCTTTACGACCCCCGTACATACTCGTGTAGAGTATACATGTTTGTGAAGTGTGGGGCTCGCAGGGAATCAAAAGACCCTT GTGATTACAAATCCAACCAGTGCGCGGGTAGTGGTTGCATCCCTTGCCGCGCGCGATTTGGCACATGCCTCGGAAAACCGAATGGTCCAAACGCTTGGGAGGACAAGCTGTGGACGCCTCACTTCTTGATCTGCCGGGACGAACGGGTGATTCTTCAGGGAGACTGTCGACAGGGCGGGAAACTGAAGATCTTTAACCCTTTCACTCGGAGGTGTATGCCCATGGCGGACATCTACAAGATGATGTCACAGTTTGGCCGAAAAACACCGATCTAA
- the LOC128217504 gene encoding GRIP and coiled-coil domain-containing protein-like isoform X2: MSDNINGYDDIIGDIINGYDNIIGDNINGYDDIVRDIMNGYDDIISDIINSYGYDDIIGDIINGYDDIIGDIINGYDDIIGDIINGFDDIKGDIINGYDDIIGDNINGYDDIIGDIINGYDDIIGDIINGYDDIIGDIINGYDDIIGDIINGYDDIIGDIINGYDDIIGDTINGYDDIIGDIINGFDDIKGDIINGYDGIIGDIINCYDDISDIINGYDDIIGYIINGYCDIKGDIINGYDDIIGDIINCYADIISDIINCYDDIIGDIINGFDDIKGDIINGYDDIIGDIINGYGDIKGDIINGYNDIIGDIINCYDDIIGDNTNGYDDIIGDIINCYDDIISDIINGYDDIIGDIINGYAGIYAYNGSSIYIGKKVTSKMVR, encoded by the exons ATGAGTGACAACATTAACGGTTACGATGACATCATAGGAGACATCATTAACGGCTACGATAATATCATAGGTGACAACATTAACGGTTACGATGACATCGTAAGAGACATCATGAACGGTTACGATGATATCATAAGTGACATCATTAATAGTTACGGTTACGATGACATCATAGGTGACATCATTAACGGTTACGATGACATCATAGGTGACATCATTAACGGTTACGATGACATCATAGGTGACATCATTAACGGTTTCGATGACATCAAAGGTGACATCATAAACGGTTACGATGACATCATAGGTGACAACATTAACGGCTACGATGACATCATAGGTGACATCATTAACGGTTACGATGACATCATAGGTGACATCATAAACGGTTACGATGACATCATAGGTGACATCATAAACGGTTACGATGACATCATAGGTGACATCATAAACGGTTACGATGACATCATAGGTGACATCATTAACGGTTACGATGACATCATAGGTGACACCATTAACGGTTACGATGACATCATAGGTGACATCATTAACGGTTTCGATGACATCAAAGGTGACATCATAAACGGTTACGATGGCATCATAGGTGACATCATTAACTGTTACGATGACATAAGTGACATCATAAACGGTTACGATGACATCATAGGTTACATCATTAACGGTTACTGCGACATCAAAGGTGACATCATAAACGGTTACGATGACATCATAGGTGACATCATTAACTGTTACGCTGACATCATAAGTGACATCATTAACTGTTACGATGACATCATAG GTGACATCATTAACGGTTTCGATGACATCAAAGGTGACATCATTAACGGTTACGATGACATCATAGGTGACATCATTAACGGTTACGGTGACATCAAAGGTGACATCATAAACGGTTACAATGACATCATAGGTGACATCATTAACTGTTACGATGACATCATAGGTGACAACACTAACGGTTACGATGACATCATAGGTGACATCATTAACTGTTACGATGATATCATAAGTGACATCATTAACGGTTACGATGACATCATAGGTGACATCATTAACGGTTACGCTGGGATATACGCGTACAATGGCTCTAGCATTTATATTGGCAAAAAGGTGACATCAAAAATGGTCAGGTAG
- the LOC128217504 gene encoding GRIP and coiled-coil domain-containing protein-like isoform X1, translating into MSDNINGYDDIIGDIINGYDNIIGDNINGYDDIVRDIMNGYDDIISDIINSYGYDDIIGDIINGYDDIIGDIINGYDDIIGDIINGFDDIKGDIINGYDDIIGDNINGYDDIIGDIINGYDDIIGDIINGYDDIIGDIINGYDDIIGDIINGYDDIIGDIINGYDDIIGDTINGYDDIIGDIINGFDDIKGDIINGYDGIIGDIINCYDDISDIINGYDDIIGYIINGYCDIKGDIINGYDDIIGDIINCYADIISDIINCYDDIIGDIINGFDDIKGDIINGYDDIIGDIINGFDDIKGDIINGYDDIIGDIINGYGDIKGDIINGYNDIIGDIINCYDDIIGDNTNGYDDIIGDIINCYDDIISDIINGYDDIIGDIINGYAGIYAYNGSSIYIGKKVTSKMVR; encoded by the exons ATGAGTGACAACATTAACGGTTACGATGACATCATAGGAGACATCATTAACGGCTACGATAATATCATAGGTGACAACATTAACGGTTACGATGACATCGTAAGAGACATCATGAACGGTTACGATGATATCATAAGTGACATCATTAATAGTTACGGTTACGATGACATCATAGGTGACATCATTAACGGTTACGATGACATCATAGGTGACATCATTAACGGTTACGATGACATCATAGGTGACATCATTAACGGTTTCGATGACATCAAAGGTGACATCATAAACGGTTACGATGACATCATAGGTGACAACATTAACGGCTACGATGACATCATAGGTGACATCATTAACGGTTACGATGACATCATAGGTGACATCATAAACGGTTACGATGACATCATAGGTGACATCATAAACGGTTACGATGACATCATAGGTGACATCATAAACGGTTACGATGACATCATAGGTGACATCATTAACGGTTACGATGACATCATAGGTGACACCATTAACGGTTACGATGACATCATAGGTGACATCATTAACGGTTTCGATGACATCAAAGGTGACATCATAAACGGTTACGATGGCATCATAGGTGACATCATTAACTGTTACGATGACATAAGTGACATCATAAACGGTTACGATGACATCATAGGTTACATCATTAACGGTTACTGCGACATCAAAGGTGACATCATAAACGGTTACGATGACATCATAGGTGACATCATTAACTGTTACGCTGACATCATAAGTGACATCATTAACTGTTACGATGACATCATAG GTGACATCATTAACGGTTTCGATGACATCAAAGGTGACATCATAAACGGTTACGATGACATCATAGGTGACATCATTAACGGTTTCGATGACATCAAAGGTGACATCATTAACGGTTACGATGACATCATAGGTGACATCATTAACGGTTACGGTGACATCAAAGGTGACATCATAAACGGTTACAATGACATCATAGGTGACATCATTAACTGTTACGATGACATCATAGGTGACAACACTAACGGTTACGATGACATCATAGGTGACATCATTAACTGTTACGATGATATCATAAGTGACATCATTAACGGTTACGATGACATCATAGGTGACATCATTAACGGTTACGCTGGGATATACGCGTACAATGGCTCTAGCATTTATATTGGCAAAAAGGTGACATCAAAAATGGTCAGGTAG